From the Pirellulales bacterium genome, one window contains:
- a CDS encoding Gfo/Idh/MocA family oxidoreductase produces MPQPIRIGVLGAARVTQQALYAPARHVPGVAVTAIAARDRQRAEQQAQKRGVPRVHDSYQALLADPEIDAIYIPLPNSLHCEWTIRALEAGKHVLCEKPIACNAEEARQMAAAAERTGRVLIEAMHSRYHPLHDRVAELLREGVVGEIRHVEAHTCFVIANGKDIRWQYAMGGGALMDLGVYGMSWARFLAGEEPTVPAATVKLASPNVDRWIDARLAFPSGASGRILCSMWGWPIMDGRSWVEGTAGKLVIDNPTAPQLFYKIELQAGDKKTRYQVKKRPGTYELQLAAFARAIQTGEKPRTGADYFIANMAAIDAIYRAAGLSPRGMQTAGRS; encoded by the coding sequence GTGCCGCAACCGATTCGCATAGGAGTGCTAGGCGCCGCGCGGGTGACGCAGCAGGCGTTGTACGCGCCGGCCAGGCACGTGCCGGGGGTGGCGGTGACGGCAATCGCGGCGCGCGACAGGCAGCGGGCAGAACAGCAAGCGCAGAAGCGAGGGGTGCCGCGGGTACACGACTCGTACCAGGCGCTATTGGCTGATCCGGAGATCGACGCGATATATATTCCGCTCCCCAACTCGCTGCACTGCGAATGGACGATTCGAGCGCTCGAGGCGGGCAAGCACGTGCTGTGTGAAAAGCCGATCGCCTGTAACGCCGAGGAGGCCCGGCAAATGGCGGCGGCGGCAGAGCGGACGGGGCGAGTGCTGATCGAAGCAATGCACTCGCGCTACCATCCACTGCACGATCGGGTTGCAGAGCTACTGCGAGAGGGGGTGGTGGGGGAAATTCGGCATGTCGAGGCGCATACTTGCTTTGTCATCGCCAATGGCAAGGATATTCGCTGGCAGTACGCAATGGGCGGCGGCGCGCTGATGGACCTGGGGGTTTATGGGATGTCGTGGGCCCGGTTTCTGGCGGGGGAGGAGCCGACAGTCCCTGCTGCGACCGTGAAGCTGGCGAGCCCGAATGTGGATCGCTGGATCGACGCGCGGCTTGCGTTTCCGAGCGGAGCGAGCGGGCGGATTCTGTGCTCGATGTGGGGCTGGCCCATCATGGACGGCCGCAGTTGGGTGGAAGGGACCGCGGGAAAGCTGGTGATCGACAACCCGACTGCGCCGCAACTGTTTTACAAGATTGAGTTGCAAGCGGGGGACAAGAAGACGCGCTACCAGGTGAAGAAGAGGCCGGGGACGTACGAGTTGCAACTTGCGGCCTTCGCGCGGGCGATACAGACGGGTGAAAAGCCGCGGACGGGCGCCGACTATTTCATTGCGAATATGGCGGCGATCGACGCGATTTACCGCGCGGCGGGCTTGTCGCCGCGCGGGATGCAGACAGCAGGCCGGTCGTAG
- a CDS encoding DUF1559 domain-containing protein, protein MSRVHRGFTLVELLVVIAIIGILIALLLPAVQAARASARQVSCRNNLRQLGIALHNYHGALGSLPAGWIGVEAATGKPSPQGEPGWGWGALLLPYVEQGAVSQSLIRRERPLMAAIHARVRELPLPLFRCPADVGEPTFEMFAAHEHEDEHDDEHEHEGEPLAVLATANYVGTFGTQDIHPCLEVGPGTICRADGVFFHNSGIQFRDIRDGLSQTFAVGERSSRLMPSAWIGVAPHGDHSLMRIVGTADHAPNHPSGHFDDFGSYHAGGCHFVMGDGSVQLIAETIDLKTYQALATRASGDIVGEF, encoded by the coding sequence ATGTCACGCGTACATCGCGGTTTCACGCTCGTGGAGCTATTGGTGGTGATCGCCATCATCGGCATTTTGATCGCGCTGCTCTTGCCGGCGGTGCAAGCCGCGCGGGCCAGCGCCCGACAGGTTTCTTGTCGCAACAACCTGCGGCAGTTGGGAATTGCGCTGCACAACTACCATGGCGCGCTGGGGTCGTTGCCAGCCGGTTGGATTGGTGTGGAGGCGGCGACCGGCAAGCCAAGCCCGCAGGGAGAACCGGGATGGGGTTGGGGGGCGCTCTTGTTGCCGTATGTCGAGCAGGGGGCAGTGAGCCAATCGCTGATCCGGCGCGAGCGTCCGCTAATGGCGGCGATTCATGCGCGGGTTCGGGAGCTGCCGCTGCCGTTGTTTCGTTGTCCGGCGGATGTGGGGGAGCCAACCTTTGAGATGTTTGCGGCCCACGAGCATGAGGACGAGCACGATGATGAGCATGAACACGAGGGGGAGCCGTTGGCCGTGCTGGCGACTGCCAACTACGTGGGGACGTTTGGCACGCAGGACATTCATCCTTGCCTGGAGGTGGGGCCGGGAACGATCTGTCGCGCGGATGGCGTGTTCTTTCACAATAGCGGGATCCAGTTTCGTGACATTCGCGACGGGCTAAGCCAGACCTTCGCCGTTGGCGAGCGCTCGTCGCGGCTGATGCCATCGGCCTGGATCGGCGTGGCGCCGCACGGCGACCACTCGTTGATGCGAATCGTAGGGACCGCCGATCACGCGCCCAATCATCCGAGCGGTCATTTTGACGATTTCGGCAGTTACCACGCGGGGGGCTGCCACTTTGTGATGGGAGATGGCTCGGTGCAGCTCATCGCTGAAACGATCGACCTCAAGACGTATCAAGCGCTTGCGACGCGCGCTAGTGGGGATATAGTGGGCGAGTTCTGA
- a CDS encoding PBS lyase — protein sequence MFIKQYAFRWFVMAALVFTLVAPAAWAEGGHKVSPEEEAKLLAILRSDAPAADKAIACKRLAIDGSSAAVPDLAKLLTDLELASWARIALEAIPGAAADDALRTASDTLQGKLLVGVINSIGVRRDAGAGEQLRARLTDSDAQVAAAAAVALGRIGDAAAIEALRGQLAIEPMAVRSAVAEGLVLCAERLQADGNAAMATKIYDEVRKADVPKPRVSEATRGAILARGQDGIPLLMEQLQSPDEGLFQVALGTAREFAGGEVDRVLADQVAQATPERGALILQAMADRPKTIDLARVLQFAASGSKPVRIAAVGALGRVGNESCLATLLDAGTDPDAELATSANAALAALPGEKVNAQIVALLPTSAGAKYRLLIDTVGQRRIEATPLLVKALEHADAATRAVALTALGKTVGAKDLPVLIAQVVAPAHAADREVAERALKEASVRMPDREACATELAAAVDRASTAATKGAVLEVLAAVGGAKALEAVGAAAKSSDPQLQDVSTRALGEWMTEDAAPVLLDLAKTIGEDKYKVRALRGYIRIARQFVLPEEQRVEMCQQALAVAQQPAEKKLVLDVLKRYPSVATLKMAVAAMPDAELKAAATAATLAIAQKLVKNHVDVSEILAGADFEPMKVSIVKAEYGADSTWKDVTEALVKQLGDSPLVKLPDGYNACFGGDPAPGVAKQLKIQYEISGKPGEASFAEDAVVLLPMPK from the coding sequence ATGTTCATCAAACAATATGCTTTCCGCTGGTTCGTGATGGCCGCCTTGGTCTTTACCTTAGTCGCGCCAGCGGCCTGGGCCGAAGGGGGGCACAAAGTGTCGCCCGAGGAAGAAGCCAAGTTGCTGGCGATTTTGCGTTCCGACGCGCCGGCGGCCGACAAGGCAATTGCCTGCAAGCGGCTGGCGATCGACGGCTCCAGCGCAGCGGTTCCTGATTTGGCGAAGCTGCTGACCGACCTGGAGTTGGCGTCTTGGGCGCGTATCGCGTTGGAGGCGATTCCCGGCGCGGCGGCCGACGATGCGCTGCGGACAGCCAGCGACACTTTGCAAGGTAAGTTGCTGGTGGGCGTGATCAATTCGATTGGCGTGCGGCGCGATGCGGGCGCCGGCGAGCAATTGCGCGCCAGACTGACGGATAGCGACGCGCAGGTGGCGGCTGCGGCGGCGGTGGCGCTGGGTCGCATTGGCGACGCGGCGGCCATTGAGGCGCTGCGTGGCCAACTGGCTATCGAGCCGATGGCGGTGCGTTCGGCGGTGGCCGAAGGTTTGGTGCTGTGCGCCGAGCGATTGCAGGCCGATGGCAATGCGGCCATGGCGACGAAGATTTATGACGAAGTGCGCAAGGCCGACGTGCCAAAGCCAAGAGTGTCTGAGGCGACGCGCGGCGCGATCTTGGCACGCGGGCAAGATGGTATCCCGCTGCTCATGGAGCAACTGCAATCGCCTGATGAGGGGTTGTTTCAGGTGGCGCTCGGCACGGCTCGCGAGTTTGCTGGCGGCGAAGTTGATCGGGTGCTGGCCGATCAGGTTGCCCAGGCGACGCCCGAGCGTGGGGCGCTCATCTTGCAAGCGATGGCCGATCGACCCAAGACGATCGACTTGGCGCGCGTGCTACAGTTTGCGGCTTCCGGCTCCAAGCCAGTGCGCATCGCGGCGGTTGGCGCCTTGGGCCGCGTGGGGAACGAGTCATGCTTGGCGACGCTGTTGGACGCCGGGACTGACCCCGACGCCGAACTGGCGACGTCCGCCAACGCGGCGCTGGCCGCGCTGCCGGGCGAGAAAGTGAATGCTCAAATTGTGGCCTTGCTGCCAACTTCCGCCGGAGCCAAGTATCGGCTGCTGATCGACACCGTGGGGCAAAGGCGGATCGAAGCGACGCCGCTGTTGGTCAAAGCGCTCGAACACGCGGATGCGGCCACGCGAGCGGTGGCGTTGACCGCACTGGGAAAGACGGTCGGCGCCAAAGATTTGCCGGTTTTGATCGCGCAAGTGGTGGCGCCGGCGCATGCCGCAGACCGAGAGGTGGCCGAGCGAGCGCTTAAGGAGGCCAGTGTGCGGATGCCGGATCGAGAGGCGTGCGCCACGGAGCTGGCGGCTGCGGTGGATCGCGCATCGACGGCGGCGACAAAAGGGGCGGTGCTGGAGGTGCTGGCGGCCGTGGGGGGCGCCAAGGCGCTGGAGGCGGTCGGCGCGGCGGCCAAAAGCAGCGACCCGCAGTTGCAGGATGTCAGCACTCGCGCGCTCGGGGAATGGATGACGGAGGACGCCGCGCCGGTGCTACTCGATCTAGCGAAGACGATTGGTGAGGACAAGTACAAGGTGCGCGCGCTACGCGGCTACATCCGTATTGCGCGGCAGTTTGTCTTGCCCGAGGAGCAGCGCGTGGAGATGTGTCAGCAGGCGCTGGCGGTGGCGCAACAACCGGCGGAAAAGAAGCTGGTGCTTGACGTGCTCAAACGCTATCCGAGCGTTGCGACCTTGAAGATGGCCGTTGCCGCCATGCCGGACGCCGAGCTCAAGGCGGCGGCGACAGCGGCCACGCTGGCGATCGCGCAGAAGCTGGTGAAGAACCATGTGGATGTGAGCGAGATCTTGGCCGGCGCCGATTTTGAGCCGATGAAGGTGTCGATCGTCAAGGCGGAATACGGCGCCGATTCAACCTGGAAGGATGTGACCGAGGCATTGGTGAAGCAACTGGGCGACTCTCCGCTGGTGAAGCTGCCGGATGGCTACAACGCGTGCTTCGGCGGCGATCCGGCGCCGGGTGTAGCCAAGCAATTGAAGATTCAATACGAGATCAGCGGCAAGCCGGGCGAGGCGTCGTTTGCTGAGGACGCAGTGGTGTTGCTGCCGATGCCGAAGTGA
- a CDS encoding Gfo/Idh/MocA family oxidoreductase: MVKARSGIARRQFLKSAAAATSAALVAPTIIPSSALGRDGAVAPSERVVLGGIGIGNRGTYDLGCFLEQKDVQFAAVCDIKEERRVKVKEMADKQYGNQNCAMYRDLRELLDRSDIDAVLIATGPNWHATAAMLAAKAGKDMYCEKPCTKNIAQSLILAETMRRTARVFQAGTQRRNLPHFAFACELARSGRLGKLKKVYAHPAGMQALMSGWLPAEPEPSREVVDWDLYLGPAAWRPFNAKLLDGFNFEKGGGLVGGGVLEWGSHCVDLCQWAVGDCPPPVEYNAPKDGQLVARYENGVELIFRETGWIPLGSCPVRFEGETGWVEAGDSGKLVLSSPELLAGRTVEEIGGYPATFHVRDFLDCVKTRSLPKGNADAACNAHIACHAANIALYLGRQVKYDLAKNEFVDDEPANRLRSEALREPWRL, from the coding sequence ATGGTGAAAGCGCGAAGCGGCATCGCACGGCGTCAGTTTTTGAAATCGGCCGCGGCAGCGACAAGTGCTGCGCTGGTGGCGCCGACGATCATCCCGAGTTCGGCCCTGGGGCGCGATGGCGCCGTAGCGCCGAGCGAGCGCGTCGTGCTGGGCGGGATCGGCATTGGCAATCGCGGCACGTACGACCTGGGCTGCTTTCTGGAGCAGAAAGACGTGCAGTTCGCGGCGGTTTGCGACATCAAGGAGGAGCGCCGCGTCAAAGTTAAGGAGATGGCCGACAAGCAGTATGGCAATCAAAACTGCGCCATGTATCGCGACCTGCGCGAGCTATTGGACCGCAGCGACATCGACGCGGTGCTGATCGCGACGGGGCCCAACTGGCACGCCACGGCCGCCATGTTGGCCGCGAAGGCCGGCAAGGATATGTATTGCGAAAAACCTTGCACCAAGAACATTGCGCAAAGCCTGATCCTGGCAGAAACGATGCGCCGCACCGCCCGCGTTTTTCAGGCGGGCACGCAGCGGCGCAACCTGCCGCACTTCGCTTTCGCCTGCGAGTTGGCTCGGTCGGGCCGATTGGGCAAGCTCAAAAAGGTTTACGCGCACCCGGCGGGGATGCAAGCGCTGATGAGCGGTTGGTTGCCCGCGGAGCCCGAGCCGAGCCGAGAGGTGGTGGACTGGGATCTGTATCTTGGTCCCGCCGCGTGGAGACCCTTTAACGCCAAGCTGCTGGACGGCTTCAACTTTGAAAAGGGGGGCGGCTTGGTGGGGGGCGGCGTGCTGGAATGGGGATCGCACTGCGTCGACCTTTGCCAATGGGCGGTGGGAGACTGCCCGCCCCCGGTCGAATATAACGCGCCAAAAGATGGGCAACTGGTGGCGCGCTACGAGAATGGCGTGGAGTTGATCTTCCGCGAGACGGGTTGGATACCGCTGGGGTCTTGCCCGGTGCGATTTGAAGGGGAGACGGGCTGGGTGGAAGCGGGGGACAGCGGGAAGCTGGTTCTCAGCTCGCCGGAGCTATTGGCGGGGCGGACGGTCGAGGAGATCGGCGGCTACCCGGCGACATTCCACGTGCGCGATTTTCTCGACTGTGTGAAGACGCGCAGCCTGCCAAAGGGGAACGCCGACGCGGCCTGCAACGCGCACATCGCCTGCCACGCGGCGAACATCGCGCTCTATTTGGGTCGGCAGGTCAAGTACGACCTGGCGAAGAACGAATTCGTCGACGACGAACCGGCCAACCGTTTGCGTTCTGAGGCGCTGCGGGAGCCGTGGCGGCTGTAA